One genomic window of Pseudomonas chlororaphis subsp. piscium includes the following:
- the rep gene encoding DNA helicase Rep — protein sequence MSRLNPRQQEAVNYVGGPLLVLAGAGSGKTSVITRKIAHLIQNCGIRAQYIVAMTFTNKAAREMKERVGTLLRSGEGRGLTVSTFHNLGLNIIRKEHVRLGYKPGFSIFDETDVKALMTDIMQKEYSGDDGVDEIKNMIGAWKNDLILPAQALENSRNPKEQTAAIVYTHYQRTLKAFNAVDFDDLILLPVKLFEEHADILEKWQNKVRYLLVDEYQDTNASQYLLVKMLIGKRNQFTVVGDDDQSIYAWRGARPENLMLLKEDYPSLKVVMLEQNYRSTSRILRCANVLISNNPHEFEKQLWSEMGHGDEIRVIRCRNEDAEAERVAMEILSLHLRTDRPYSDFAILYRGNYQAKLIELKLQHHQIPYRLSGGNSFFGRQEVKDLMAYFRLIVNPDDDNAFLRVINVPRREIGSTTLEKLGNYATERKISMYAATDEIGLGEHLDSRFTDRLARFKRFMDKVREQCAGEDPISALRSMVMDIDYENWLRTNSSSDKAADYRMGNVWFLIEALKNTLEKDEDGEMTVEDAIGKLVLRDMLERQQEEEDGAEGVQMMTLHASKGLEFPYVFIMGMEEEILPHRSSIEADTIEEERRLAYVGITRARQTLAFTFAAKRKQYGEVIDCAPSRFLDELPPDDLAWEGNDDTPTEVKAVRGNNALADIRAMLKR from the coding sequence ATGTCCCGACTCAATCCCCGGCAGCAAGAAGCCGTGAACTATGTCGGCGGCCCTCTTTTGGTGCTCGCCGGTGCTGGCTCCGGCAAGACCAGTGTAATCACGCGCAAGATCGCCCACCTGATCCAGAACTGCGGCATTCGCGCGCAGTACATCGTCGCCATGACCTTCACCAACAAGGCCGCGCGGGAGATGAAGGAACGGGTCGGCACCCTGCTGCGCAGTGGCGAGGGCCGCGGCCTGACCGTGTCGACCTTCCACAACCTGGGGCTGAACATCATCCGCAAGGAGCATGTGCGGCTGGGCTACAAGCCGGGCTTCTCGATCTTCGACGAGACCGACGTCAAGGCCCTGATGACCGACATCATGCAAAAGGAATACTCGGGCGACGACGGCGTCGACGAGATCAAGAACATGATCGGCGCCTGGAAGAACGACCTGATCCTGCCGGCCCAGGCCCTGGAAAACTCGCGCAATCCCAAGGAACAGACCGCGGCCATCGTCTACACCCACTACCAGCGCACGCTCAAGGCGTTCAACGCGGTGGACTTCGACGACCTGATCCTGCTGCCGGTGAAGCTGTTCGAGGAGCACGCTGACATCCTGGAGAAGTGGCAGAACAAGGTGCGCTACCTGCTGGTGGACGAATACCAGGACACCAACGCCAGCCAGTACCTGCTGGTGAAAATGCTTATCGGCAAGCGCAACCAGTTCACCGTGGTGGGCGACGACGACCAGTCGATCTACGCCTGGCGCGGCGCCCGCCCGGAAAACCTGATGCTGCTCAAGGAGGACTACCCGTCCTTGAAGGTGGTGATGCTCGAGCAGAACTACCGCTCCACCAGCCGCATCCTGCGCTGCGCCAACGTGCTGATCTCCAACAACCCCCACGAGTTCGAGAAACAGCTGTGGAGCGAGATGGGCCACGGCGACGAGATCCGCGTGATCCGCTGCCGCAACGAGGACGCCGAGGCCGAGCGGGTGGCCATGGAAATCCTCAGCCTGCACCTGCGCACCGACCGGCCCTACAGCGATTTCGCGATCCTCTATCGCGGTAACTACCAGGCCAAGCTGATCGAGCTGAAGCTGCAGCATCACCAGATTCCCTATCGCCTGTCCGGCGGCAACAGCTTCTTCGGCCGCCAGGAAGTGAAGGACCTGATGGCCTACTTCCGCCTGATCGTGAACCCGGACGACGACAACGCCTTCCTGCGGGTGATCAACGTGCCGCGCCGGGAAATCGGCTCCACCACCCTGGAAAAGCTCGGCAACTACGCCACCGAACGCAAGATCTCGATGTACGCCGCCACCGACGAAATCGGCCTGGGCGAACACCTGGACAGCCGCTTCACCGACCGCCTGGCGCGCTTCAAGCGCTTCATGGACAAGGTGCGCGAGCAGTGCGCCGGCGAAGACCCGATCTCCGCCCTGCGCAGCATGGTCATGGACATCGACTACGAGAACTGGCTGCGCACCAACAGCTCCAGCGACAAGGCCGCCGACTACCGCATGGGTAACGTGTGGTTCCTGATCGAGGCGCTGAAGAACACCCTGGAAAAAGACGAAGACGGCGAAATGACCGTCGAAGACGCCATCGGCAAGCTGGTGTTGCGCGACATGCTGGAGCGTCAGCAGGAAGAGGAAGACGGCGCCGAGGGCGTGCAGATGATGACCCTGCATGCGTCCAAGGGCCTGGAATTCCCCTATGTATTCATCATGGGCATGGAGGAGGAAATCCTCCCCCACCGCTCCAGTATCGAAGCCGATACCATCGAGGAAGAACGCCGCCTGGCCTACGTGGGCATCACCCGCGCGCGCCAGACCCTGGCCTTCACCTTCGCCGCCAAGCGCAAGCAGTACGGTGAAGTCATCGACTGCGCCCCCAGCCGCTTCCTCGACGAACTGCCGCCGGACGACCTGGCGTGGGAAGGCAACGACGACACCCCGACCGAAGTCAAAGCTGTTCGCGGCAATAACGCGCTGGCGGATATACGGGCGATGTTAAAACGCTAG
- a CDS encoding xanthine phosphoribosyltransferase, whose protein sequence is MEALHKKIREEGIVLSDQVLKVDAFLNHQIDPTLMKLIGDEFATLFKDSGITKIVTIEASGIAPAIMTGLNLGVPVIFARKHQSLTLTENLLSATVYSFTKQTESTVAISPRHLTSSDRVLIIDDFLANGKASQALISIIKQAGATVAGLGIVIEKSFQGGRAELDAQGYRVESLARVKSLAGGVVTFI, encoded by the coding sequence ATGGAAGCACTGCACAAGAAAATTCGCGAAGAAGGCATAGTGCTTTCCGACCAGGTCCTGAAAGTCGACGCCTTTCTGAACCACCAGATCGACCCGACCTTGATGAAGCTGATCGGCGACGAATTCGCCACGCTGTTCAAGGATTCGGGCATCACCAAGATCGTCACCATCGAAGCCTCGGGCATCGCTCCGGCGATCATGACCGGCCTGAACCTGGGCGTACCGGTGATCTTCGCGCGCAAGCACCAGTCCCTGACCCTGACCGAGAACCTGCTGTCGGCGACCGTGTACTCGTTCACCAAGCAGACCGAAAGCACCGTGGCGATTTCCCCGCGTCACCTGACCAGCAGCGACCGCGTGCTGATCATCGATGACTTCCTGGCCAACGGTAAGGCGTCCCAGGCACTGATCTCGATCATCAAGCAAGCGGGCGCTACCGTGGCCGGCCTGGGCATCGTGATCGAGAAGTCGTTCCAGGGCGGCCGCGCCGAACTGGACGCGCAAGGCTATCGCGTGGAATCCCTGGCCCGGGTCAAGTCCCTGGCCGGTGGCGTGGTGACCTTTATCTAA
- a CDS encoding acetyl-CoA hydrolase/transferase C-terminal domain-containing protein, translating into MVQSCSIELAVDEVLARLPAHIHMGMPLGLGKPNRFANALYRRVAQLPERQLTIYTALSLGRPPLGDGLQRRFLEPFIEQVFGDYPELEFLADLHRNQVPANIHIEQFFMQPGSLLNSATAQQDYVCSNYSHAARDINAAGLNLVAQLVARDPQQADRLSLSCNPDITLDLLPMIAERRAAGETILLLGQVHRDLPYMPGDAELDAATFDLLIDEEEGSTLFSTPNMPVGFQDHFIGLHASTLVRDGGTLQIGIGSMGDALTAALLARQADNDGYRALLADLEIQCWKPLIEREGGVEPFAKGLYGCSEMFVNGLLALADAGIVRRKVYPSVALQQQANAGTLDEDQALGGVSVHGGFFLGPRSFYQRLRDLPKSKLGEFNMTAISYINELYGNEELKRLQRLDARFINSSIIVTLLGAGVADQLEDGRVLSGVGGQYNFVAQGHALRGARSILILRSWRESAGLVSSNIVWEYGHCTIPRHLRDIVVTEYGIADLRGKTDAKVIEALLNISDSRFQPGLIEQAQKAGKLPKDFHLDSRFSDNHPQRLLAIQAQHRHLFPEYPLGSDFSAEERDLLRALNWLKSKFKLSEILELGKAALDAPPPEAFPAHLQRMQLVKPDGWREEIYQRLLLAALRETAQA; encoded by the coding sequence ATGGTGCAGTCATGTTCTATCGAGCTGGCGGTCGATGAGGTCCTGGCACGCTTGCCGGCGCATATTCACATGGGCATGCCCCTGGGGCTGGGCAAACCCAACCGCTTCGCCAATGCCCTGTATCGTCGGGTCGCGCAGCTGCCCGAGCGTCAGTTGACCATTTACACCGCCCTGAGCCTGGGCCGCCCGCCATTGGGCGATGGCCTGCAACGGCGCTTCCTCGAACCCTTTATCGAACAGGTCTTCGGCGACTACCCCGAGCTGGAATTCCTTGCCGACCTGCACCGCAACCAGGTGCCGGCCAATATCCATATCGAACAGTTCTTCATGCAGCCCGGCAGCCTGCTCAACAGCGCGACGGCGCAGCAGGATTACGTCTGCAGCAACTACAGCCACGCCGCGCGCGACATCAATGCCGCCGGCCTGAACCTGGTCGCCCAACTGGTGGCCCGGGACCCGCAACAGGCCGACCGCCTGAGCCTGAGTTGCAACCCGGACATCACCCTCGACCTGTTGCCGATGATCGCCGAGCGCCGCGCCGCCGGTGAAACCATTCTGCTGCTGGGCCAGGTGCATCGCGACCTGCCCTACATGCCGGGGGACGCCGAGCTCGACGCCGCCACCTTCGACCTGCTGATCGACGAAGAGGAGGGCAGCACGCTGTTTTCCACGCCGAACATGCCGGTGGGTTTCCAGGATCACTTTATCGGTTTGCACGCCAGCACCCTGGTGCGCGATGGCGGCACCTTGCAGATTGGCATCGGCTCCATGGGCGATGCACTGACAGCGGCATTGCTGGCGCGCCAGGCGGACAACGACGGCTATCGGGCGCTGCTGGCGGACCTGGAGATCCAGTGCTGGAAGCCGCTGATCGAGCGCGAAGGCGGGGTGGAGCCTTTCGCCAAGGGCCTTTATGGCTGCAGCGAGATGTTCGTCAACGGCCTGCTGGCCCTGGCCGATGCCGGCATCGTACGGCGCAAGGTCTATCCCTCGGTGGCCCTGCAGCAGCAGGCCAACGCCGGGACGCTGGATGAAGACCAGGCGCTGGGCGGGGTGTCGGTGCATGGCGGCTTTTTCCTCGGGCCGCGCAGCTTCTACCAGCGCCTCAGGGATCTGCCCAAGAGCAAGCTCGGCGAGTTCAACATGACCGCCATCAGCTACATCAACGAGCTGTACGGCAACGAAGAACTCAAGCGCCTGCAGCGCCTGGATGCGCGCTTTATCAACAGCTCGATCATAGTCACCCTGCTCGGCGCCGGGGTGGCGGATCAGCTGGAAGACGGCCGGGTGCTCAGTGGCGTCGGCGGGCAATACAACTTCGTTGCCCAGGGCCATGCGCTGCGAGGCGCGCGCTCGATCCTGATTCTGCGCAGCTGGCGCGAATCCGCGGGCCTGGTCAGCTCCAACATTGTCTGGGAGTACGGCCATTGCACCATCCCGCGGCACCTGCGGGACATCGTGGTCACCGAGTACGGCATCGCCGATCTGCGCGGCAAGACCGATGCGAAGGTGATCGAGGCGCTGCTCAATATCAGCGACTCGCGGTTCCAGCCGGGCCTGATCGAACAGGCGCAGAAGGCCGGCAAGTTGCCCAAGGATTTCCACCTCGATTCGCGTTTCAGCGACAACCACCCGCAACGCCTGCTAGCGATCCAGGCGCAGCATCGGCATCTGTTCCCGGAGTATCCGTTGGGCAGCGACTTCAGCGCGGAGGAGCGGGATTTGCTGCGGGCGCTGAACTGGCTGAAGAGCAAGTTCAAGCTCAGCGAGATTCTCGAATTGGGCAAGGCGGCGCTGGACGCTCCACCGCCCGAGGCCTTCCCGGCGCATCTGCAGCGGATGCAACTGGTGAAGCCCGATGGTTGGCGCGAGGAGATCTATCAGCGTTTACTGCTGGCCGCATTACGCGAGACGGCGCAGGCATAA
- a CDS encoding c-type cytochrome yields the protein MKMLAAPATVLALWAVSAQAATNDDIAKRLEPVGQVCVQGQECKGMEVAVAAGGGGAKTPDEVIAKHCNACHGSGLLGAPKIGDAAAWKDRADHQGGLDGLLAKAITGLNAMPPKGTCADCSDDELKGAIQKMSGLK from the coding sequence ATGAAAATGCTGGCTGCACCAGCAACCGTATTGGCCCTCTGGGCTGTCAGCGCTCAAGCTGCGACCAACGACGACATTGCCAAGCGCCTCGAGCCGGTTGGCCAGGTCTGCGTCCAAGGTCAGGAATGCAAGGGCATGGAAGTCGCTGTTGCCGCCGGTGGCGGTGGTGCGAAGACTCCAGACGAAGTGATTGCCAAGCATTGCAATGCTTGCCACGGCTCCGGCCTGCTGGGTGCGCCGAAAATCGGCGACGCCGCAGCCTGGAAAGACCGTGCGGATCACCAGGGCGGTCTCGACGGTCTGCTGGCCAAGGCCATCACTGGCTTGAACGCAATGCCGCCTAAAGGCACCTGCGCCGACTGCTCCGATGACGAGCTCAAAGGCGCGATCCAGAAAATGTCCGGTTTGAAATAA
- a CDS encoding cupin domain-containing protein, whose product MDVGERLQSIRKLKGLSQRELAKRAGVTNSTISMIEKNSVSPSISSLRKVLGGIPMSMVEFFSEEILQEKPTQIVYKANELIDISDGAVTMKLVGRAHPSRAIAFLNEIYPPGADTGEEMLTHEGEETGILVEGRLELVVGLETFVLEAGDSYYFESTKPHRFRNPFDAPARLISAATPANF is encoded by the coding sequence TTGGACGTCGGTGAACGACTGCAATCCATCCGTAAACTCAAAGGCCTTTCCCAGCGTGAACTCGCCAAGCGCGCGGGCGTCACCAACAGCACCATTTCGATGATCGAGAAGAATAGCGTCAGCCCCTCGATCAGTTCGCTGAGAAAGGTTCTTGGCGGTATTCCCATGTCGATGGTCGAGTTTTTCTCGGAAGAAATCCTCCAGGAAAAACCCACCCAGATCGTCTACAAAGCCAACGAGTTGATCGATATTTCCGATGGCGCGGTGACCATGAAACTGGTGGGCCGGGCGCATCCGAGCCGGGCGATCGCTTTTCTCAACGAGATCTATCCACCGGGCGCCGATACCGGGGAAGAGATGCTCACCCATGAAGGCGAGGAAACCGGGATTCTCGTGGAAGGACGCCTGGAGCTGGTGGTGGGCCTTGAGACATTCGTGCTCGAAGCCGGTGACAGCTACTATTTCGAAAGCACCAAGCCACACCGTTTCCGTAATCCTTTCGATGCACCCGCGCGACTAATCAGCGCAGCCACGCCCGCGAACTTCTAA
- the alr gene encoding alanine racemase: MRPARALIDLQALRHNYQLAREASPGARALAVIKADAYGHGAVRCAQALEAEADGFAVACIEEALELRAAGIRAPILLLEGFFEADELDLIVEHDFWCVVHSLWQLEAIEQATVAKPLTVWLKLDSGMHRVGLHPKDYQPAYQRLLASGKVAKIVLMSHFARADELSCSRSDEQVAVFEAARQGLSAEISLRNSPAVLGWPHIPSDWVRPGIMLYGSTPFEEPHPLAARLQPVMTLESKVICVRELPAGEPVGYGAKFVTPRPMRIGVVAMGYADGYPRHAPTGAPVLVAGQRTQLLGRVSMDMLCIDLTDVPEAGLGSTVELWGKNILASELAAAADTIPYQLFCNLRRVPRVYSGD, from the coding sequence ATGCGTCCTGCCCGTGCCCTGATCGATCTTCAAGCCCTGCGTCACAACTACCAACTGGCCCGCGAAGCGTCGCCGGGCGCCCGTGCGCTCGCGGTGATCAAGGCCGATGCCTATGGCCATGGCGCGGTGCGCTGCGCCCAGGCGCTGGAAGCCGAGGCCGATGGCTTTGCCGTGGCCTGCATCGAAGAGGCCCTGGAGCTGCGGGCGGCGGGGATTCGCGCGCCGATATTGCTGCTCGAAGGTTTTTTCGAGGCCGACGAGCTGGACCTGATCGTCGAGCATGATTTCTGGTGCGTGGTGCATTCGTTGTGGCAGCTGGAAGCCATCGAGCAAGCCACCGTCGCCAAGCCGCTGACGGTATGGCTCAAGCTGGATTCGGGCATGCACCGCGTCGGCCTGCATCCCAAGGATTATCAGCCGGCCTATCAACGGCTGCTGGCCAGCGGCAAGGTGGCGAAGATCGTGCTGATGAGCCACTTTGCCCGCGCCGACGAGCTCAGTTGCAGTCGCAGCGACGAGCAGGTCGCGGTGTTCGAGGCGGCGCGCCAGGGCTTGTCCGCCGAGATCAGCCTGCGCAACTCGCCAGCCGTGCTCGGTTGGCCGCACATCCCCAGCGACTGGGTGCGCCCCGGCATCATGTTGTATGGCTCTACCCCGTTCGAAGAGCCGCATCCGCTGGCCGCGCGCCTGCAACCGGTGATGACCCTGGAGTCGAAGGTGATCTGCGTGCGCGAACTGCCGGCCGGCGAGCCGGTGGGGTATGGCGCCAAATTCGTCACGCCGCGGCCGATGCGTATCGGCGTGGTGGCCATGGGGTACGCCGACGGTTATCCGCGGCATGCGCCGACCGGTGCGCCGGTGCTGGTGGCGGGGCAGCGGACCCAGCTGCTCGGCCGGGTATCCATGGACATGCTGTGCATCGACCTGACCGACGTGCCAGAGGCCGGGCTGGGTTCTACCGTCGAGCTGTGGGGCAAGAACATTCTCGCCAGCGAGCTGGCGGCCGCCGCCGATACCATCCCTTACCAGCTGTTCTGCAACCTGCGCCGGGTGCCACGCGTCTATTCCGGGGACTGA
- a CDS encoding RidA family protein, translating to MSIQRQLTNERMSQIVVHNGTVYLAGQVGDDMNAGIEQQTRETLANIERLLDLAGTDKSRLLSVTIYLKDIDAHFAGMNSVWDQWMPKGVAPARATVEAKLCEPEILVELSVVAALP from the coding sequence ATGTCAATCCAGCGCCAGCTCACCAATGAGCGCATGAGCCAGATCGTCGTTCACAACGGCACCGTGTATCTGGCCGGGCAAGTCGGCGACGACATGAACGCCGGGATTGAGCAGCAGACCCGTGAAACCCTCGCCAATATCGAGCGTTTGCTGGATCTGGCCGGTACCGACAAGTCGCGCCTGTTGTCGGTGACCATCTACCTGAAGGACATCGATGCGCACTTCGCCGGGATGAACAGCGTATGGGACCAGTGGATGCCAAAAGGCGTCGCGCCAGCCCGCGCAACCGTCGAAGCCAAGCTTTGCGAGCCGGAAATCCTGGTCGAGCTGTCCGTCGTGGCCGCTCTGCCTTAA
- the dadA gene encoding D-amino acid dehydrogenase encodes MRVLVLGSGVIGTTSAYYLARAGFEVTVVDRQPAVAMETSFANAGQVSPGYASPWAAPGVPLKAIKWLLQRHAPLAIKATADIDQYLWMAQMLRNCTAARYAVNKERMVRLSEYSRDCLDELRLETGIAYEGRSLGTTQLFRTQAQLDGAAKDIAVLKESGVPFELLDREGIARVEPALASVTDILAGALRLPNDQTGDCQMFTTRLAQMCSKLGVEFRFDQDIQRLDFAGDRINGVWIDGKLETADRYVLALGSYSPQLLKPLGIKAPVYPLKGYSLTVPITNPAMAPTSTILDETYKVAITRFDNRIRVGGMAEIAGFDLSLNPRRRETLEMIVNDLYPQGGDLSQASFWTGLRPTTPDGTPIVGATPMRNLFLNTGHGTLGWTMACGSGRLLADLMAKKKPQISAEGLDISRYGNPQEPAKHVNPAPAHQ; translated from the coding sequence ATGCGCGTTCTGGTCTTGGGTAGCGGCGTGATCGGTACCACCAGTGCCTACTATCTGGCCCGTGCCGGTTTCGAAGTGACCGTTGTCGACCGTCAGCCGGCCGTTGCCATGGAAACCAGCTTCGCCAACGCCGGCCAGGTTTCGCCGGGTTATGCCTCGCCCTGGGCCGCGCCGGGCGTACCGCTCAAGGCCATCAAGTGGCTGCTGCAGCGCCATGCGCCGCTGGCGATCAAGGCCACCGCCGACATCGATCAATACCTGTGGATGGCGCAGATGCTGCGCAACTGCACCGCTGCCCGCTACGCGGTGAACAAGGAGCGCATGGTCCGCCTGTCCGAGTACAGCCGCGACTGCCTCGACGAACTGCGCTTGGAAACCGGCATCGCTTATGAAGGCCGCAGCCTGGGGACCACCCAGCTGTTCCGCACCCAGGCGCAACTGGATGGAGCGGCCAAGGATATCGCCGTGCTCAAGGAGTCCGGCGTGCCTTTCGAGCTGCTGGACCGTGAAGGCATCGCCCGCGTCGAACCGGCCCTGGCCAGCGTCACCGACATCCTGGCCGGCGCCCTGCGCCTGCCGAACGACCAGACCGGCGACTGCCAGATGTTCACCACGCGCCTGGCGCAAATGTGCTCCAAGCTGGGTGTGGAATTCCGCTTCGACCAGGACATCCAGCGCCTGGACTTCGCCGGCGACCGCATCAATGGCGTCTGGATCGACGGCAAGCTGGAAACCGCCGACCGCTACGTGCTGGCCCTCGGCAGCTACTCGCCGCAACTGCTCAAGCCGCTGGGCATCAAGGCTCCGGTGTATCCGCTCAAGGGTTACTCGCTGACCGTGCCGATCACCAACCCGGCCATGGCCCCGACTTCGACCATCCTCGACGAAACCTACAAGGTGGCGATCACCCGTTTCGACAACCGTATTCGCGTTGGCGGCATGGCTGAAATCGCCGGTTTTGACCTCTCGCTGAACCCACGCCGGCGCGAAACGCTGGAGATGATCGTCAACGATCTTTATCCTCAGGGCGGTGATCTGTCCCAGGCCAGTTTCTGGACCGGCCTGCGTCCTACCACCCCGGACGGCACGCCGATCGTCGGCGCCACGCCCATGCGCAACCTGTTCTTGAACACGGGGCATGGCACGCTTGGCTGGACCATGGCCTGTGGTTCCGGTCGTCTGCTGGCTGACCTGATGGCGAAGAAAAAGCCGCAGATCAGCGCCGAAGGTCTCGATATTTCTCGTTACGGTAATCCTCAGGAGCCTGCAAAACATGTCAATCCAGCGCCAGCTCACCAATGA